The Urocitellus parryii isolate mUroPar1 chromosome 6, mUroPar1.hap1, whole genome shotgun sequence genome includes a window with the following:
- the Arf6 gene encoding ADP-ribosylation factor 6, which produces MGKVLSKIFGNKEMRILMLGLDAAGKTTILYKLKLGQSVTTIPTVGFNVETVTYKNVKFNVWDVGGQDKIRPLWRHYYTGTQGLIFVVDCADRDRIDEARQELHRIINDREMRDAIILIFANKQDLPDAMKPHEIQEKLGLTRIRDRNWYVQPSCATSGDGLYEGLTWLTSNYKS; this is translated from the coding sequence ATGGGGAAGGTGCTATCCAAAATCTTCGGGAACAAGGAAATGCGGATCCTCATGTTGGGCCTGGACGCGGCGGGCAAGACAACAATCCTGTACAAGTTGAAGCTGGGCCAGTCGGTGACCACCATTCCCACCGTGGGTTTCAACGTGGAGACCGTGACTTACAAAAACGTCAAGTTCAACGTGTGGGATGTGGGCGGCCAGGACAAGATCCGGCCGCTCTGGCGGCATTACTACACCGGGACCCAGGGTCTGATCTTCGTAGTGGACTGCGCCGACCGCGACCGCATCGACGAGGCTCGCCAGGAGCTGCACCGCATTATCAATGACCGGGAGATGAGGGACGCCATAATCCTCATCTTCGCCAACAAGCAGGACCTGCCTGATGCCATGAAACCCCACGAGATCCAGGAGAAACTGGGCCTGACCCGGATTCGGGACAGGAACTGGTATGTGCAGCCCTCCTGTGCCACCTCAGGGGACGGACTCTATGAGGGGCTCACATGGTTAACCTCTAACTACAAATCCTAA